GGCGTCGCGGCGGCCCAGGCCGTCTATCGCGCCAATCCGATCCTGCAGGCCTGATGATTTTTCGGCCTCGCCCCTCACGGGAGGGGCGAGGCCGTCTTCTAAAAAAAAACTTCGCCAAGCAATCTGAGCCGAATGGCAGAGCGACTCCAGGGGAAGAAGCAGTCATGTCGCACAAAATCGTCTTTCTCGATCGCGAGACGCTCGACGCCAATTTGCGCAAGCCGAATTTCCCGCACGACTATGTCGAATACGCCCAGAGCGCTCCGACCGATGTCGTCGAGCGCCTGAAGGGCGCGACCATCGCCATCACCAACAAGGTGCCGCTGCGCGAGGAGACGCTGAAGCAGCTTCCCGATCTGAAGCTGATCGCCGTCGCCGCCACCGGCACCGATGTGATCGACAAGGCCTATACGACGGCCAATGGAATCACCGTCTCCAACATTCGCAACTACGCCTTCAACACGCTTCCCGAGCATGTGATCGCGCTCATTTTCGCGCTGCGCCGCAATCTCGTGAACTATGTGGACTCCGTGCGCCGCGGCCGTTGGCAGGAGGCGAATCAATTCTGCTATTTCGACTATCCGATCTATGACATCTCCGGCTCGACGCTCGGCATCATCGGCTATGGCGCGCTCGGCAAATCGATCGCGACGCGCGCCGAGGCGCTCGGCATGAAGATGCTGATCAACGACGTCGTGCCGGGGCCGAACATCGTCGATATTCCGACGATCCTGCGCGAGGCGGATGTCGTCACGCTCAATCTGCCGCTGACGCCGCAGACCAAGAATCTGATCGGCGCGAAAGAGCTCGCCTCGATGAAGAAGACGGCGATCCTCATCAACACCGCGCGCGGCGGCATCGTCGACGAGCAGGCGCTCGCGGATGCTCTGCGGGGCGGCGTGATCGCCGGCGCGGGCTTCGACGTGCTGACGGTCGAGCCGCCCAAGCAGGGCAATATTCTGCTCGATCCGACCATTCCCAATCTCATCGTCACGCCGCATGTGGCCTGGGCGAGCAAGGAGGCGATGCAGGTGCTCGCAGATCAGCTCGTCGACAATATCGATGCTTTCGTCGCCGGCGCGCCGCGTAATCTCGTGACCGCGTGACGGCGCATCGCCCGGAACAGTTCGAATGCCCGATCGTCATAGCGAGCGGAGCGAAGCAATCCTTCAGCCACAGGGCGACTCCCGAGGTTGCTTCGTCGCTACGCTGCTCGCAATGACGCGCGCCGTCACAACGGATGACAATGAATGACCCAGAAGCTCCTCTTCCTTCTCGACACCGATGCGGTTCCGAGCGTGTTCGACACGGTGGTCGCCTATGACGGCGGCGCCGATCATGTCATCGGCTACGCCAATGTGACGCCGCAGAATGTCGGCGCGCTGGTCGACGGCGCGATCTACACGCGCGGACCGAAGGAAAAGCAGTTCACCGCTCTGTTCGTCGGCGGCGGCGACATGGTCGCGGGCGAGGCGTTGTTCAAAGCGGTGCGCAAGCGCTTCTTCTCGAATTTCCGCGTCTCGGTGATGCTCGACTCCAACGGCTCCAACACCACCGCCGCCGCGGGCGTCGCTCTGCTCGCCAAGGCCAAGCCGCTCGCCGGCAAGAAGGCGATCGTGCTCGCCG
The sequence above is a segment of the Methylosinus trichosporium OB3b genome. Coding sequences within it:
- a CDS encoding D-2-hydroxyacid dehydrogenase, whose product is MSHKIVFLDRETLDANLRKPNFPHDYVEYAQSAPTDVVERLKGATIAITNKVPLREETLKQLPDLKLIAVAATGTDVIDKAYTTANGITVSNIRNYAFNTLPEHVIALIFALRRNLVNYVDSVRRGRWQEANQFCYFDYPIYDISGSTLGIIGYGALGKSIATRAEALGMKMLINDVVPGPNIVDIPTILREADVVTLNLPLTPQTKNLIGAKELASMKKTAILINTARGGIVDEQALADALRGGVIAGAGFDVLTVEPPKQGNILLDPTIPNLIVTPHVAWASKEAMQVLADQLVDNIDAFVAGAPRNLVTA